The following nucleotide sequence is from Pseudarthrobacter psychrotolerans.
CGCCGCGCTGGCCGGAGCCCGTCAAGGTGCCGCGGAAGCGCGGGCTGAAAAAGCTGATGGGCCGGGACGTGAAACTGTAGGGCGGCCCCAAAGTGCGGGATTTGTAAACAGCTGTTGACTTGTGGGCAACATCATAGATACTGTTGCCGCACACTGACGACGACTCAACCCGTCAGCACATAGTCCGCTCAACGCTGCGTGGACCGTTCGGGGCGTGAACCGCCGCCGACGGGATCCCAGTGTGAACGTGGAATCCCCAACCTGCCCCTCGGCACACGGCGTCTTTTGGCGTGCGCCGGGCGGGCCACAGCCGTGAGAGGCACCACCGCGATGACTGATAGTTCCCTTCATTTTGACCGCAGGAAACTCCTGAAAGCAGCAGCATTGACCCCGTTCGCAGGCCTGGCGCTGTCCGGCTGCGGGGCAAAGCCCGCCGATAGTGCGGCCGCCAATAAGACAGTCACGGTCACGTCCTACGGCGGCTCCTACAATGACCAGCTGACCCAGACCATTTTGGACCCGTTCTCCAAGCAGTCGGGGATACAAACCACACTGCTGGCCAACACCAGCCTGGCCGCGCTCAAGGCCCAGGTGCAGTCCGGGGACGTGCAGTGGGACCTCGTGGAAATCACCGCCCCGGAATACGAAACCGCCGTGGCAGAAGGCCTCCTGGAGCCGTTCGACTACGACATCATCAGCGACAAGGGCCTGCCCGGCTACGCCAAGGCCGAGTATGGCATCAAGTACCTGAGCTTCCTGTTCGTAATGGCCTGGGACCAGAAGGCCATCCCCGATGCGCAGGCCCCCAAGGACTGGGCGCAGTTCTTCGACCAGGGCAAGTACGACACCAAGCGCTCGGTCTACAACCAGCTCTCTGACAGCTCCGTCCTGGAGGCCGCGCTCCTGGCCGACGGCGTGCCGTTCGACCAGATCTACCCGCTCGACGTCGACCGCGCCCTGCGCGTGCTGGGCCACCACCCGGGCAAGGACCGCCTGCTCTACCACGCGGCCAACCAGGAGCCCATCCAGCAGCTCACCTCGGGCGAGGTCTCGCTGTCAACGAGCTTCAACAACCGCATCAACGCGGCCCGCAACGACGGCGCCAAGCTGAACTTCAGCGCGGAGAACGCCGTCCTCGCCGGCGACTACTTCGTGGTGCCGAAGGGGGCCAAGAACAAGGAAGCCGCCTTCAAGCTGATGAACTTCATGTCCAACGACGCTGAGGCGGGAGCCGCGTTCGACAAGGTCACCAACCTGACTCTGGCAAACACTCCGGCGCTGACCAAACTGCCCAAAGAAATCGCAGACACCCTGCCCACCAGCCCGCGCCTGGCCGACAAGATCCTGGTCCGTGACGACAAATGGTGGTCGGAGAACCTGAAGAAGACAGAGCAGCAGTTCAAGCTGTGGCAGGCCAGCTGAGATGAGCAACGCAACCTTGCAACGGGCGCGTCCGGAGGGGCGCACCCCGGCGCCGGATCAGGAGAAACCCCGACGGCGGCGCACCGGCTGGTGGCTTCTGCTCGCCCCGATCCTGGCCTTTGACGTCCTGCTGTTCCTCAGCCCGCTGGGCAAACTCGTGGGCTCAAGCTTTACCGGCAACGCCTACCAGCGGGTCCTCGAAGACCCGCTGGTGATCCGCTCGCTGGTGAACACGCTGAGCATCAGCCTGGCTTCCACCATCGTCACCGTGGTCCTCGGCTACGTGATCGCCCTGGTGCTGTGGCATTCCGGCACGGTGACCCGCGTGATCCTGTTCGCCGTGGTACTCCTGCCGTTCTGGACCGGCATCCTGGTGAAGAACTTCGCGT
It contains:
- a CDS encoding extracellular solute-binding protein is translated as MTDSSLHFDRRKLLKAAALTPFAGLALSGCGAKPADSAAANKTVTVTSYGGSYNDQLTQTILDPFSKQSGIQTTLLANTSLAALKAQVQSGDVQWDLVEITAPEYETAVAEGLLEPFDYDIISDKGLPGYAKAEYGIKYLSFLFVMAWDQKAIPDAQAPKDWAQFFDQGKYDTKRSVYNQLSDSSVLEAALLADGVPFDQIYPLDVDRALRVLGHHPGKDRLLYHAANQEPIQQLTSGEVSLSTSFNNRINAARNDGAKLNFSAENAVLAGDYFVVPKGAKNKEAAFKLMNFMSNDAEAGAAFDKVTNLTLANTPALTKLPKEIADTLPTSPRLADKILVRDDKWWSENLKKTEQQFKLWQAS